Proteins encoded within one genomic window of Cytophagales bacterium:
- a CDS encoding FtsX-like permease family protein — protein MIKQIADRFFRWFCHADFYADISGDLEELYHWNCEEHSVAYANRKYLADIVLLLRPTLFKQNVLNSIINMGMLNNYVKISARTLKQHKVYSAINIIGLAVGLAGFLLINEYVKFERGYDSFHDNADEVYRISSVEMVDGLVDSKDAMAPYALGPKAATDLPEIKKYTVTKKIDENIVMRYGDKVFEELNVASADSNFLEIFPYKILRGARETLFEEPLSIVLTESQARKYFGSEDPMGKSIQVVSPYNHPLKVTGIIEDVPPDTHYRFDILLSDKTLADDNDYNQWNWFNYYLYVRLTPGTDIKETTNKLNNIAKEQFGEDTNNAWEVRPIEWIHLHSDFTFEPQQIGNKKSVDFLATISVFILIIAWVNYVNLSTARAVDRAKEVGLRKVIGAFRGQLMGQFMMESFMINCLSGLIAIGLAELLLSGFNNLVGVPVLDHIWNHVPFLLNLGLFVLLGTILAGFYPALVLSGFRPIQVLKGKFRNSKGGVNLRKGLVVVQFAASLGMIAATFVVYNQVQYMRGLNLGIDKDHVVTFSRPNANSESREEWESFIGHFKSFKDELRTYSAIEAVGSTSNMPGGGASDINSTGNTITILGMTDPIQGTTYVQWNDDQYLDALDLELVAGRNFDNSRKADSAAIMANESFLLKMGISDPNSVVNQKLKLGDDEDDDVFTIIGIIRDYSRTTLKSKIEPTLYLASSNPSKLAVEVQPGREKDALEFMETTWSKYYSDIPFMYGFLDERFAALYAQDQRFGDVFAVFAAFTILVAMLGLFGLASFMSLQRSKEVGIRKVLGASIPSIVGLFYKEFLVLLTVSAAIGIPAIYFAMNSWLDNYAFRISFPWLAAVIALALVMIFALATVGYQTLKVAAVNPSQSIRNE, from the coding sequence ATGATCAAACAAATCGCAGATCGGTTTTTCAGGTGGTTTTGCCACGCTGACTTTTACGCCGATATCAGTGGCGATCTGGAAGAACTATATCACTGGAATTGCGAAGAGCACTCTGTGGCTTATGCAAACCGCAAATATCTGGCCGATATCGTACTGCTACTTCGCCCAACATTATTTAAACAGAATGTCTTAAACTCAATTATAAACATGGGAATGCTCAATAACTATGTAAAGATCAGTGCAAGGACACTGAAACAACACAAAGTGTATTCGGCGATCAATATCATAGGACTTGCGGTTGGTCTCGCAGGATTTTTATTGATCAATGAGTACGTAAAATTCGAAAGGGGCTACGATTCCTTTCATGATAATGCGGATGAAGTCTATCGCATCTCATCTGTCGAGATGGTGGATGGTTTGGTGGACTCGAAAGATGCGATGGCTCCCTATGCGTTGGGGCCAAAAGCGGCTACAGACCTACCGGAGATCAAGAAGTATACCGTAACGAAAAAGATAGATGAAAACATCGTCATGAGGTATGGCGATAAAGTATTTGAAGAATTGAATGTGGCTTCGGCTGATTCAAATTTCCTTGAAATATTTCCTTACAAAATACTGAGAGGGGCCAGGGAAACCTTATTCGAGGAGCCGCTCTCCATCGTTTTGACAGAATCTCAAGCTCGTAAGTATTTTGGATCGGAAGACCCAATGGGCAAATCCATTCAAGTCGTTTCCCCTTATAATCATCCCTTGAAAGTTACTGGGATCATTGAAGATGTACCACCTGATACGCATTATCGTTTTGACATCTTATTGTCAGACAAAACACTGGCTGATGACAATGATTATAATCAGTGGAATTGGTTCAATTATTATCTCTACGTAAGATTGACTCCCGGAACGGACATCAAGGAAACTACCAATAAATTAAACAACATTGCCAAGGAGCAGTTCGGTGAAGATACTAATAATGCCTGGGAAGTTCGCCCAATCGAATGGATCCATTTACATTCGGATTTTACGTTCGAACCGCAACAGATTGGGAATAAGAAATCTGTTGATTTCCTGGCAACTATATCAGTTTTCATCTTGATCATTGCCTGGGTGAATTATGTTAACCTGTCTACAGCTCGAGCAGTGGATCGTGCCAAAGAAGTAGGCTTGAGGAAAGTGATAGGGGCTTTTCGTGGACAATTAATGGGGCAGTTCATGATGGAATCATTCATGATCAATTGCCTAAGCGGTTTAATTGCCATAGGCCTGGCAGAATTACTGCTTAGTGGTTTTAATAACCTGGTTGGTGTCCCGGTGCTTGATCATATCTGGAACCATGTTCCTTTCTTATTGAATTTAGGATTATTTGTATTGTTGGGAACGATACTTGCAGGTTTCTATCCGGCACTTGTATTGTCAGGTTTCCGTCCTATCCAAGTGTTAAAAGGAAAGTTTCGCAATTCAAAAGGAGGGGTCAATTTGAGAAAAGGATTAGTCGTTGTTCAGTTTGCGGCTTCTCTTGGAATGATTGCAGCGACATTTGTCGTGTACAATCAAGTACAATACATGCGAGGTTTAAATCTTGGAATCGACAAAGACCATGTTGTTACGTTTTCTCGTCCTAACGCCAACTCGGAATCACGTGAAGAATGGGAGAGCTTCATCGGTCACTTCAAGTCATTCAAAGATGAATTACGGACCTACAGTGCCATTGAGGCAGTAGGAAGTACGTCCAACATGCCAGGAGGTGGCGCTTCAGACATTAATTCCACCGGGAATACCATTACCATCCTGGGAATGACCGATCCTATTCAGGGAACTACCTATGTACAATGGAATGATGATCAATACCTCGATGCGCTGGACCTTGAACTGGTTGCTGGTCGGAACTTTGACAATTCCCGAAAAGCAGATTCAGCAGCGATCATGGCCAATGAGTCATTTTTACTGAAAATGGGTATTTCAGATCCAAACTCAGTGGTGAATCAAAAATTGAAATTAGGAGATGATGAAGATGATGACGTATTCACCATCATTGGAATCATCAGAGACTACAGTCGTACCACTTTAAAAAGTAAAATCGAGCCGACTTTGTACCTGGCCTCATCTAATCCGAGTAAACTAGCGGTAGAGGTACAACCCGGCCGTGAAAAAGATGCCCTTGAATTTATGGAAACCACATGGAGTAAGTACTATAGCGACATTCCTTTCATGTATGGATTCCTGGATGAGCGATTTGCAGCTTTGTATGCGCAGGATCAGCGTTTTGGAGATGTGTTTGCCGTATTCGCGGCCTTCACCATTCTGGTAGCCATGCTTGGACTGTTTGGATTAGCATCTTTCATGTCCTTACAGCGAAGCAAAGAGGTGGGTATTCGGAAGGTGCTAGGAGCTAGTATACCCAGTATCGTTGGCTTATTTTACAAAGAATTTCTTGTGTTGCTGACCGTATCCGCAGCCATTGGTATTCCGGCTATTTATTTCGCCATGAACTCCTGGCTGGACAACTATGCTTTTCGCATCAGTTTTCCCTGGTTGGCAGCGGTCATTGCGCTGGCATTGGTCATGATCTTTGCACTTGCCACTGTAGGTTATCAAACCTTGAAAGTCGCAGCGGTGAATCCGTCACAAAGCATCAGAAACGAGTAG
- a CDS encoding helix-turn-helix transcriptional regulator, translating to MKKYQLGEFEEIVMLVVGVLFDEAYGVAVKVEIEDRVNRKVSVGALQSALRRLEQKGFLDSREGEVAPNRGGKPKRYFKITALGKKALEYNQETRLKLWNDIPEIALDLKFA from the coding sequence ATGAAAAAGTATCAATTAGGAGAGTTTGAGGAAATCGTGATGCTCGTGGTAGGCGTGCTCTTTGATGAAGCTTATGGTGTAGCGGTCAAAGTGGAAATCGAAGATCGTGTGAATAGAAAAGTAAGCGTAGGAGCTTTGCAAAGTGCGCTTCGACGACTTGAGCAAAAAGGATTTCTTGATTCTCGTGAAGGGGAAGTGGCTCCTAATCGAGGCGGTAAACCGAAGCGTTATTTTAAGATCACAGCTTTGGGAAAGAAAGCCCTGGAATACAACCAGGAAACCCGATTGAAACTTTGGAACGATATTCCTGAGATTGCGCTGGACCTCAAATTCGCATAA